The following coding sequences are from one Kushneria phosphatilytica window:
- a CDS encoding 4'-phosphopantetheinyl transferase family protein yields the protein MHTSPDAPVFMTPPMPAWPFLPASTPAPWLFISRFDPAQFCETAWHQADVERPATLEHAATKRRAEYLAGRYCARQALLALGLEASALLPLADRQPQWPSEACGSITHSHGLAAALVASRHHWRGAGIDTERWLDFTRAERIAPAVLTSREREALHSIPPGDRARCVTLTFSLKESLFKALYPLTGTRFYFHDAELEPETLPRLLEQRGRCLLELRRSLSDAWPAGARLEGDFAELEERAITFIGVAHNAH from the coding sequence TTGCATACATCGCCTGATGCCCCTGTCTTCATGACCCCGCCGATGCCGGCCTGGCCTTTCCTGCCGGCATCAACGCCTGCGCCCTGGTTGTTCATCAGCCGATTCGACCCGGCACAATTCTGTGAGACTGCCTGGCACCAGGCCGATGTCGAACGGCCCGCAACGCTTGAGCATGCGGCCACCAAGCGGCGTGCCGAGTACCTGGCCGGTCGTTACTGTGCCCGCCAGGCGTTGCTTGCCCTGGGCCTTGAAGCCTCCGCCCTGCTGCCGCTTGCCGATCGACAACCCCAGTGGCCTTCTGAGGCGTGCGGCTCGATCACCCACAGCCATGGCCTGGCGGCTGCCCTGGTCGCCTCGCGCCATCACTGGCGTGGGGCAGGGATCGATACCGAACGATGGCTAGACTTCACCCGCGCCGAACGTATCGCCCCCGCGGTACTGACATCACGCGAGCGCGAAGCACTCCACTCGATCCCCCCCGGTGATCGCGCCCGCTGTGTCACGCTGACCTTCTCGCTCAAGGAGAGCCTGTTCAAGGCGCTCTACCCCCTCACCGGCACCCGCTTCTACTTTCATGATGCAGAGCTTGAGCCGGAGACGCTGCCGCGGCTGCTCGAGCAGCGGGGGCGCTGTCTGCTCGAGCTGCGGCGTTCATTATCGGATGCCTGGCCGGCCGGCGCTCGCCTTGAAGGCGATTTTGCCGAACTGGAGGAACGCGCTATCACCTTTATCGGTGTCGCCCACAACGCGCACTGA